ACTGGTATTTGCCAATTGTCTTCAGCTTTACTTTTACATGAGTAAGCAGAATCTGCCCAAAGCAAGCGGAGAGGAACTCACAAAGTATATTCGTGAACCTGAGAAAGCGCCTTACACTTATTCCAAGATTCTGCGTTATGTGACAGATTCGGATTGGACAGAGGACATTATTAATACGCGTTTTAATGAGGTGCATCTGGCGGTGCTCTCGATCGTGGATCGCCGGATTCGTTACCTTCAGACTCTCGTTGCCTCGGCTCCTTTAATGGGGTTGCTTGGAACGGTTATCGGGATGCTTGCCACATTTGTTGGCCTCGCAAACAGCGGAGGAGAGACCGTTGATGTGGTTGCGGGTGGTATTAAGGAAGCCCTCATTACAACTCAGACCGGTCTGATGATTGCGCTTCCCGGACTTTTTGTCGTGCTGATCGTTCAGCGTCGCAAACACAAACTCGAAGCCGCAATGGCAAAGCTTCGCAGTATGACTTTAGCCACTTTAACCACGCAATGATATGATTCGCCGTAGTGTTTCTTCAGATGATAGCGATCAGGTAGACATTAATTTGTCTCCCATGATCGACTGTGTGTTCATTCTGCTCATCTTCTTCATCGTCACCACGGTGTTCGTTGAAGAAACTGGTGTTGAGGTCAACAAGCCCGATGCCGCCGCTTCAATTCCTCTGGAAAAGAACAGTATTCTCATCGCAATTACCGGTGATGGCCAAGTGATTTACGGTGGACGCGATATT
The Rubellicoccus peritrichatus DNA segment above includes these coding regions:
- a CDS encoding MotA/TolQ/ExbB proton channel family protein, with translation MNNQTFWEFSADILQSGGLLMIPLYFLAALVFANCLQLYFYMSKQNLPKASGEELTKYIREPEKAPYTYSKILRYVTDSDWTEDIINTRFNEVHLAVLSIVDRRIRYLQTLVASAPLMGLLGTVIGMLATFVGLANSGGETVDVVAGGIKEALITTQTGLMIALPGLFVVLIVQRRKHKLEAAMAKLRSMTLATLTTQ
- a CDS encoding biopolymer transporter ExbD yields the protein MIRRSVSSDDSDQVDINLSPMIDCVFILLIFFIVTTVFVEETGVEVNKPDAAASIPLEKNSILIAITGDGQVIYGGRDIGVQGVGPVVKRLTQQDDMPVIIQADEGANHGTFARVYGEAKLAGAKQINFSTLR